Within Thermus antranikianii DSM 12462, the genomic segment TTCACCGCTTCCCTCAAGATCCACCTTACCGGCGCGTGTGAAAACTGTGTGAAAGACCAGTTTGTGTGAAAGCTGCGTGAAAACCTAGAAGCCAGGTCATCAACCCCTCGCATCCCTTTTGACCCGAAGAGGCCCATTTTGGTCTTGAAGGCGGGGATAAGGAGCCCCCGGCAGGGGTGGGAGGACCGCCGCCTCATGCCAACCCTGCCCTCCACCGTTTTCCAGAAGCAAGGGCTTACCCTGGAGCTGGACCTTCCAGAAGAGCCTTGCCGGGTCCTGGCCCATCCCGCCGCGCTCCAGGCAATGGTGGTGACCCTCCTGGAAAACGCCCTTCAGCACACCGCCCGTGGGGGCAAGGTCACGGTCAGGGTGCACGGGAACCAACTTACCGTGGAGAATGCACCCAGCCATCCCAATCCCGGTACGGGTCTAGGCCTGCGATTGGTGCAAACCCTAGCCCGAGCTCAGGGGGGAAGCGTGCACCTGGAAGCAGGAGCTGGATTTCGCGCCAAGGTGCACCTTCCCCCCTATCCCGGGGCCTAGGCCCAAACCTCGCTGGGGTGGAGCACCCCTTGGGGCCTGGCCTTAAGGAGCTCCAAGGCCTCCTCCTCGGACATGGTGGGGTTCTGGTAGCGCAGGCCCAGGGCCTCTCCCATGAGGCCGAAGACCTGGGTGTTGTCCAAAAGCCCCAGGCTCAGACCTCGGAGGCCTTGACCGTAAAGGAGCAACATCACCGGGCTTGCCGTGTGCTGGCCCGAGCCAAAGCCGATGTTGGGCCGGTCGGGCCTCGAGGGGTTGCGCTGCACCATGGCCCAGGAAAGGGTGTTATCCGGCTGTATACCGTAGCGCACCGCGTCTGGGCGGTACACCTTCCTGGTTAGCGCCTCGATGACCATCTGCACCTCCGCCTCCTCGAGGGCCACCCCCTTCAGGGCCCGGTAGGCCTCCCTGACCTGGTCCGCCTCCGGCCGCTCTCCCAGCACCCGGCGCATCCACTCCAAGCTCGCCCGCTGTGCCGCAAGAAGGTCCAGGCCTATTGAGCTCTCCAGATAGCTCCGGCCAGCCCCGTAAAGGACACCAGGCCCAGTAGCGTGGTCGGAAACCACAAGGAGCAGGGTGTCGGGGTGCTGATCCACGAAGGTGGTAAGGAGCTCTAAGGTCTCGTCGGCGGCCAAAACGTCCCATAGGGTAGCCCCAGGGTCATTGATGTGGTTGGCGTGATCAATGCGCCCAGCCTCCACCTGCAGGACAAACCCCTGCCGGTAGGCAGCCAACCGGGGCAAGGCCGCCTGGACCATCTCCTTCAAGCTGGGCACCCCAACCCCTTGAAATCTACGGTCTATCTCGTAGGGTAGATGACTTTCAGAAAAAATACCGATGATCCGGGAAGCGTTGCTCCGGGCAAGTTCCTCAGCGGAGCGGACCACCCCGTACCCTTTCTGGGAAAAAGCCTCGTAGAGGTCCTTTCCATCCGGACGCGAGCGCGCCTGGAAAAAGCGGTTCCCTCCCCCCAGGTAGACCTCCGCGCCAAACTCCAAGTATTGCTCGGCGATTCTGGCCTCGGCGTTGCGGTCGGGATTGGACACTACAAAACTGGCAGGAGTGGCATGGGTCACAGTGGTGGTGGTCACCAGGCCCACAGCCTTCCCCACCTCTTTAGCGGCGGCGAAGATGGGCTTCAAGGGGGTCCCATCCGCATGGATAGCCAAACCTCCGTTTACCGTCTTAACCCCACAGGAGAAAGCGTTCCCTGCAGCACTGGACTCGGTGACATAACTGGTCAGACTGTGGGTGTTGATTTGCCCATTGGGATACCGAGCCAAAAGCTTCTCCAGGTGCAGGGTCCGGCCAAGGCGCCTCCGGGAGTAGGCCTGAGCAATGGCATAGTCCTCCCAGGAAAAACCATCGTAAACGAAAACAATAAGGTTGCGATACCGCCTGCCCAGGACAGGACGGTTCTGGGGCGCTCCTTGCGTAACCCCTCGTGGCAAAGCGGCCAAGGCCCCCGCGAGCACTGCTCCCTTCAGCAACTCCCTTCGCCTCATCCTCTCACCTCCGGTCCTAAGTTAGCCAAGAATTGTCAGTCCCAGGTCATGCTTTGGATTCCTAAGCTTCTATGCTCCAAAAACCTCGCAGAAACTGTCTACCGAAGCACCCATGCGGACCCAAGCCCGCATGAGGTGGTATCAACCGGGACTGGGTAGAAACAGGCTAGGACGAAGGCCAGAGCATCCAAGGGCACCAAGCCCCTACCCCGCCTCACGGCCGGCCTGATGGGGACGGTTCGCAGCACCCATCAAGGGGCTTAACGCAAGGGCACCTAGGCCCCCATCTCCTCCTTCAGGGCCTTCAGGGCCGCGGTCCAATCCTCCCCCAGGGTGAGGAGGCGGTAGGGTTTGGAAAGCCTTCGCGCCGCCCGCCTCAGGAGCCCGGGGATAGGGGGGCAAGCGTAAGAGACCACCAGGAGAAGGCCCCTCACCCGGCCCAAGCGGTGGAGGTAGTGGACCATGCCCACCAGTTCCCGGTCGGTGGGAAGGTCCATGGGGAGGAGCCTATTCCCCTCCTCCCTGAGCTTCTCCGGGGGCAGGTCGGGGAAGTAGGGGATGAGCCCCTCCCGGGACAAGGCCTCCTCCACCGCCCTCCGGAAGGACTCGTCCTCGAGGAGGTAGGGCTGGGCCACCACCCCCACGCTCCCCAGGGGGGTCTTGAGGGGAGGAAGGGGTTTTAAAAGCCCCCGCACCCGGTCCAGGGCCCGTTCCACCAGCATGGGGTTCTGGGTGAGGAGGTGGCCCACCTCCGCTGCCCGGCCCAGGACCCTTTCGGAAAGCTCGGCAGGCACCTTGAGCACCGGGGGAAGCCCCGGAAAGTAGCGGAGAAGGGTGGCCTCGAGGTCCAAAAGCCACGGGCACTGCCCCCCGCCCTTTTCCGACTCCACCCCCCCTTGGAGGTCGGGAAGGAGCAGGTAATCTACCCCTTGGGCCTTCAGGGCCTCCACCTGGGCCAAAAGCTCCTGCACCGGCAGGCAGTAGGGCTGGTGGCGGGCAGGCGGCACCTCTACCCGCACTGCCTCCACCCCCAAGGCCTTTAAATACGCTTCCCAAAAGCCCAGGTATCGCCGGGACAGGAAGCCCCTCAGGACACCCACGCGCATACGCCCTATCCTACGCCAAGGGCCTTTAAAAAAGCCAGAAGCACCTCCCGTCCCTCCCAAAGGCTTTGGGGAAGCACCCATTCCTCCGGGGTGTGGGCCCCACCCCCCCGGTACACCCCCAGGGCCAAGGCGGGGATACCCCGTTCGATGGCGGCGCTGGCATCGGTGGAACCCGGCTGGAACTGGGGCCTTTCCCCGATCTTGGCCAGCGCCACCTCCGCAGCCTGGAGGAGCCTGGGCGTGGCGGTGCTCCCCGCAGGCCTCCTTCCCAGGACCTCCAGGGAAACCTCCACCCCATGGAGTTGGGCCGCCTCCTCCAGAACCTCCTGGGCCTTGTGGTAGAGGGTGCGAAGCGCCTCCTCCTCCAAAGCGCGGATCTCCAGCAAGGCCGAGGCCTCCTTGGGAATGGCGTTGACCGCCTCGCCCCCCCGAAGGCCGCTGGCGTTCAGGCTGGCCTCACCCCCCACCTCCTTAAACAGGGTGTGCAGCCGGGAAAGCCCCTCCGCCAGGGCAAACACGGGATTGGGGGTCCCCCTGTCCCCCCAGGCGTGGCCGCCCCGGCCCAGAAAGGTGACCCGGAAACGGACCGAGCCCAAAGCCCGGTCCACCACCCCCGGCAGGTACCCATCCACCGCCACCACCACCTCAGGAGCCAGGGTTTCCACCAGGGCCCGGGCCCCCTTGAGGTTCCCCAGACCCTCCTCCCCCACGGTGAAGCCCCGCACCACCCCGGGCATCTCGGGAAGGGAGAGGAGGACGGCCACCCCGCTGGAGTTGTCCCCCACCCCCGGGCCATAGAGCCTCTCCCCCACCCGCCTCAGGGGCTTTGGCGGCAACACCGTGTCCAGATGGGCGAGGAGGAGCACCGGCCCCTCCCCCGCCCACACGTTGCCCAGGCCATCCCTTCGGGCCCTGGGCAGGTGGGCGGCCACGAAGTCTCCCCGCAGCCCCTCTCCCGCCAGGGGGGAGAGCTCCAGAAGAAGCCGCACCGGGTCCACTACTCCTGGGGCTCGGGCCCGGCCAGCCCCTCCCGTATGGCGTAAAGGGCCGCCTGGGTGCGGTTGTTCAGGTGGAGTTTCTGGAAGATCTCGGAGAGGCGGTTGCGCACGGTCTTCTCGGAAAGCTGAAGCTCCGCGGCGATCTCCAGGTTGGTGTAGCCCTGGGCCACCAGCTTGAGGATTTGGATCTCCCTCTCGGAAAGCTCCGCATGGAGGGGAAGGCTGGACTCCTTCTTGGCCCGGAAGTCCTGGATGATCCGCCCGGCCAGCTCGGCATCCAGGAGTACCTCCCCGGCGTGCACCCGGCGGATGGCCCCGATGAGTTCGCTGGCGTCGGTATCCTTGAGGAGGTAGCCCCTGGCCCCTGCCTTCACCGCCTCAAAAACGTAGGCATCCTGGCGGTACATGGTAAGGATGATCACCTTGGCCTCGGGCCACTCCTTGAGGATGGCCTGGGTGGCCTGTACCCCATCCAGGCTCGGCATCTGGATGTCCATGAGGATGACATCCGGCCTGGCCTCGAGGGCATGCCTTAACGCCTCCCAACCGTCCTTGGCCTCGCCCACCACCCGGAAATCCCCTTCCGCCTCCAAAAGGCTTTTCAGCCCCTGGCGGAAGAGGGCATGGTCGTCCGCTAACAGTACCCGAATCACCCCTTCATCTTAGCGCTGACGGGCTTGGTGTAGGGTGAAAGGGTGAAGGTTCTCGCCGTGGAGAAGCTGGTGCCGGGAGGTTACGGCCTCGCCCGCACCGAGGAAGGAGCCGTCCTCATCAAGGGGGCCCTGCCGGGGGAGGTGGTGCGGGGAAAACCCGTGCGCCGCAAGGGAACCCTTTTCCTGGAAGAGGTGGAGGTGCTCACCCCCCGCCCCGACCGCTACCCCCACCCCCTCCCCCCTTCCGCCGACCTGCCCCTGGCCTACGAAA encodes:
- a CDS encoding sensor histidine kinase, which encodes MVLKAGIRSPRQGWEDRRLMPTLPSTVFQKQGLTLELDLPEEPCRVLAHPAALQAMVVTLLENALQHTARGGKVTVRVHGNQLTVENAPSHPNPGTGLGLRLVQTLARAQGGSVHLEAGAGFRAKVHLPPYPGA
- a CDS encoding alkaline phosphatase: MRRRELLKGAVLAGALAALPRGVTQGAPQNRPVLGRRYRNLIVFVYDGFSWEDYAIAQAYSRRRLGRTLHLEKLLARYPNGQINTHSLTSYVTESSAAGNAFSCGVKTVNGGLAIHADGTPLKPIFAAAKEVGKAVGLVTTTTVTHATPASFVVSNPDRNAEARIAEQYLEFGAEVYLGGGNRFFQARSRPDGKDLYEAFSQKGYGVVRSAEELARSNASRIIGIFSESHLPYEIDRRFQGVGVPSLKEMVQAALPRLAAYRQGFVLQVEAGRIDHANHINDPGATLWDVLAADETLELLTTFVDQHPDTLLLVVSDHATGPGVLYGAGRSYLESSIGLDLLAAQRASLEWMRRVLGERPEADQVREAYRALKGVALEEAEVQMVIEALTRKVYRPDAVRYGIQPDNTLSWAMVQRNPSRPDRPNIGFGSGQHTASPVMLLLYGQGLRGLSLGLLDNTQVFGLMGEALGLRYQNPTMSEEEALELLKARPQGVLHPSEVWA
- a CDS encoding M20/M25/M40 family metallo-hydrolase; its protein translation is MDPVRLLLELSPLAGEGLRGDFVAAHLPRARRDGLGNVWAGEGPVLLLAHLDTVLPPKPLRRVGERLYGPGVGDNSSGVAVLLSLPEMPGVVRGFTVGEEGLGNLKGARALVETLAPEVVVAVDGYLPGVVDRALGSVRFRVTFLGRGGHAWGDRGTPNPVFALAEGLSRLHTLFKEVGGEASLNASGLRGGEAVNAIPKEASALLEIRALEEEALRTLYHKAQEVLEEAAQLHGVEVSLEVLGRRPAGSTATPRLLQAAEVALAKIGERPQFQPGSTDASAAIERGIPALALGVYRGGGAHTPEEWVLPQSLWEGREVLLAFLKALGVG
- a CDS encoding response regulator transcription factor — its product is MIRVLLADDHALFRQGLKSLLEAEGDFRVVGEAKDGWEALRHALEARPDVILMDIQMPSLDGVQATQAILKEWPEAKVIILTMYRQDAYVFEAVKAGARGYLLKDTDASELIGAIRRVHAGEVLLDAELAGRIIQDFRAKKESSLPLHAELSEREIQILKLVAQGYTNLEIAAELQLSEKTVRNRLSEIFQKLHLNNRTQAALYAIREGLAGPEPQE